The proteins below come from a single Serratia fonticola genomic window:
- the dapD gene encoding 2,3,4,5-tetrahydropyridine-2,6-dicarboxylate N-succinyltransferase, which produces MQQLQNVIESAFERRADITPANVDTVTREAVNQVIALLDSGALRVAEKIEGQWVTHQWLKKAVLLSFRINDNKVMDGAETRYYDKVPMKFADYDEARFQKEGFRVVPPATVRQGAFIARNTVLMPSYVNIGAYVDEGTMVDTWATVGSCAQIGKNVHLSGGVGIGGVLEPLQANPTIIEDNCFIGARSEVVEGVIVEEGSVISMGVYLGQSTRIYDRETGEVHYGRVPAGSVVVSGNLPSKDGSYSLYCAVIVKKVDAKTRGKVGINELLRTID; this is translated from the coding sequence ATGCAGCAATTACAGAACGTTATTGAAAGCGCCTTCGAACGCCGTGCGGATATTACCCCGGCCAACGTAGACACCGTAACGCGTGAAGCGGTAAACCAGGTGATCGCCCTGCTGGACAGCGGCGCCCTGCGCGTTGCCGAGAAGATCGAGGGGCAATGGGTTACCCATCAGTGGCTGAAAAAAGCCGTCCTGCTGTCTTTCCGTATCAACGACAACAAGGTAATGGACGGTGCAGAAACCCGCTATTACGACAAAGTGCCGATGAAATTCGCTGACTACGATGAAGCTCGCTTCCAGAAGGAAGGCTTCCGCGTAGTGCCACCGGCTACCGTGCGTCAGGGGGCATTTATCGCTCGTAACACCGTGCTGATGCCTTCTTATGTCAACATCGGTGCCTACGTCGACGAAGGCACCATGGTAGATACCTGGGCCACCGTAGGTTCTTGTGCACAGATCGGCAAAAACGTTCACCTGTCCGGCGGCGTTGGTATCGGTGGCGTGCTGGAACCGTTGCAGGCCAACCCAACCATCATCGAAGACAACTGCTTTATCGGCGCGCGTTCAGAAGTGGTTGAAGGCGTGATCGTGGAAGAAGGTTCGGTGATCTCAATGGGCGTGTACCTGGGCCAAAGCACCCGTATCTACGATCGTGAAACCGGCGAAGTGCACTATGGCCGCGTACCTGCGGGCTCCGTGGTCGTATCCGGCAACCTGCCTTCCAAAGATGGTTCCTACAGCCTGTATTGCGCTGTGATCGTCAAGAAAGTGGACGCCAAGACCCGTGGCAAAGTCGGGATTAATGAGTTATTGCGCACTATCGACTAA